Within the Acidipropionibacterium acidipropionici genome, the region CACGGGCCGTGCGCCGGATCGGTGCTGATCGTGGCCCCGATGCTCTATGGTCGTGGCCATGACCAACCGGCCCTTCATCGGCGCTCGGATCGAGGAGGCTCTGACGCGCCGCCTCAATCGGATCCTGGCACGGCGGGGCTGGGTCAACTCCATCATCCCGTTCTACGGCTACGGATCGCAGTCCCGGATCAGGGTGCTGGCCAGGGTCGTGCTGGCCCCTCCGCTGGGGCGAACCATCCTGGGCCGGGTCGCCGACGACTTCCTCTCGCAGCGCGGCTGGCGCAATTTCATCGGGCTGCCCAGCCCGCGCTCCGAGGTGGGCATCGACCTGCCGGGTGGCCGCCAGGAGGTCCGATCGGACCGGGGCGGGTATGTGGACCTGCGCTTCCCGAATCCGGGCCTGACCCCCGGATGGCACGAGGTGGCGCTGCACGGACCGGGCGACTCGCACTCCTCGGCCAGGGTCCTGGTCGTGGGTCCGGACCAGGACTTCGGCCTCATCTCCGACATCGACGACACCGTGATCTCCACCTCCCTGCCGAGGCTGCTCATCGCGGCCTGGAACTCCTTCGTGCGCACCGAGCAGGCGCGCCAGCCGATCCCCGGAATGGCGCGGATGTATCAGCGACTGCTGGCCGATCACCCGGACGCCCCGGTGATCTACGT harbors:
- a CDS encoding App1 family protein; translation: MTNRPFIGARIEEALTRRLNRILARRGWVNSIIPFYGYGSQSRIRVLARVVLAPPLGRTILGRVADDFLSQRGWRNFIGLPSPRSEVGIDLPGGRQEVRSDRGGYVDLRFPNPGLTPGWHEVALHGPGDSHSSARVLVVGPDQDFGLISDIDDTVISTSLPRLLIAAWNSFVRTEQARQPIPGMARMYQRLLADHPDAPVIYVSTGAWNTYPFLTRFLARHGYPTGPLLLTDWGPTNTGWFRSGTDHKREAMREVARAFPNVRWVLVGDDGQHDVALYTEFDRDHPDRVRAIAIRELTPTEQVLAHGTAAGMEGGRHRLRAAGPAPLVRAPDGDLLYPPLRSVLARAGQDGD